The Stomoxys calcitrans chromosome 3, idStoCalc2.1, whole genome shotgun sequence genome includes a region encoding these proteins:
- the LOC131996226 gene encoding craniofacial development protein 2-like, whose protein sequence is MTTIQMMSEHNGPKISEKSATKVDTRVLFNLNSAAEGRKRQRGPMGYEINGLARKKEPKKKRQNVKLYNERIVTARLNSKFRKISIVQYYAPTEPNDDETKDQFYSQLDSVTRSLPKGEIRLVIGDFNAKVGNNNNNLQSIMGMQGLGRTMNDNGDRLVDFCARNRLFILLEAQNSPTYTKYTWESPDRNTLNQIDNVLIIKLFR, encoded by the exons ATGACTACCATACAAATGATG AGcgaacacaatggacctaagaTCTCCGAGAAAAGCGCTACCAAGGTTGATACCCGCGTGCTCTTCAACCTTAACTCAGCCGCCGAAGGAAGAAAAAGGCAGCGAGGACCGATGGGTTACGAGATAAATGGATTGGCTAGAAAGAAAGAGCCCAAGAAAAAAAGACAGAATGTCAAACT ATATAACGAACGCATCGTGACGGcaagattaaattcaaaatttcgtaaaatatCCATTGTACAATACTACGCGCCTACTGAACCCAATGACGACGAAACAAAGGATCAATTCTATTCCCAACTCGACTCAGTGACACGCTCTCTACCCAAAGGAGAAATTAGACTTGTTATAGGAGATTTCAATGCCAAGGtaggcaataacaacaataatctacaatcaatCATGGGAATGCAAGGACTTGGCCGTACCATGAATGACAATGGCGACAGATTGGTTGATTTCTGCGCAAGAAACCGGCTCTTTATTTTATTGGAGGCACAAAATTCCCCCACATATACAAAATATACTTGGGAATCACCAGATAGAAACACCCTTAATCAAATCGATAACGTACTTATCATCAAACTCTTTCGCTGA